The sequence CAGACCCGGTCGGCATGGAAGCAGCCTCGCACGCGCTCCCGCGCTGCAGCGCCCATCTTCCGCCGATCGGCCTCGGGCATGGAGTAGACATCGATCAGCGTCCTTGCTAGGTCCGCGTCGTCCCCCGCGCGCACCAGGCGGCCGCTCACACCGTCCTCGATCATGTCCCGCATGCCGGAGTAATCGCTGCCGATGCAAGGACGGGAGAGCGACATGGCCTCCAGGCACGTGTACGGGCCATTCTCGAAGAGCGAGGGAAACACGCACACCCTTGCCGAGGCGAGCCGGCGGAAGAGGTCCTCGCGTCCCATCCGTCCCGTGAACACCACGCGGTCCGCGTGCCTTGCCGGAACCAGTCGCCCGAGGAACGACCGCATCGATGGTTCGCTCGCGCCGCGCTCGGCGTCACCACCGATCAGCACCAGGCGAGCCCCCGGGCACGCATCCAGAAACTCCGGGGCGGCTCGCACGAGTTGCTCGACACCCTTGCGTTGCTCCAGTCGACCGACGAACACGGCTTCCGGAGTTGGTTCCCCGGCGTCGGTCGCCAGGTCCAGCAGGGCGGGGTCCGCGGGGTGGCGCACGATGTCCATCGGCCCGACCCGCGGCAGGAGCCTACGCAGCACTTCCTCCTGCGGGCCCGGGGGGGCGACGATCCGGTCGGCGAGCAGCATCGCCTCGTTCTCGAGCGCCTCGAGCACGGGCTTGGGGCCGTCGGCGGTGTTGTACTCGCCGATCACGCAGAGCGGGCAGTGCAGCCTGACGACGCACACGGGGCGCTTGCCCGGCGTTGTGCGCGCCAGGTAACTGAAGCCCTCCGCAAGGTAGTCGGGAAACTCGATGACATCCGCCCCCTCCACCTCGACGAATCGCTCGAGAAAATCGCCGACACGGTCCGAGTGGTCCTTCCGGTACGCGAGCGATCGGAGGGGTTCCGGCCCGCTGTGCCTCACGTGCGGGAGGCGGACGACCTCCATCCCGGCGGTGAACTCTCGCGTGACAAACGGGTCCGCCCCTACGGTCACGACCGTCACGCGGTGCCCCTGTCGGGCAAGCCCGCGGGTCACGATGTCAACATACGTGCCGATCCCCCCGCCGATCTGCGGGGGATACTCGAACGAGACATACACCAGTCGCAGGGGTCGGTTGGTTTGCATCTCGGTCCGAGGCCTGCTCCACTTCGAGGTCGCGGCGACCACCTTATAGTTCGCGGTCGGGCGTCACGGGGCATACGGAGGCGGTCATGCGGATTTGTCTGGTCTCACGCGAGGCCTACCCGTTCATCGGCGGCGGTATCGCGGCGTACGTCGCGGAAATCGGCAGCGCCCTCGTTGCCGCGGGACATGAGCTGCACCTGCTGACGTATCCGTATGAAAGCCTGACGACCCGCGGCGCGGACGCCCTCCCCGGCGTCGTCTTCCACTCCGTGGACACCAGCGACGGCCCCGCGGCGATTCCCGGCGCCTACTTCTGCGAAGCCGCCCAGTACGCCATGGCCGTGTACTCGACGCTCAAGGGGCTCCACGAGATCCACCGCTTCGATTACATCGAGTTCCCGGAGTACCGCGGCGAGGGATACTTCGCCCTGCGGGCCAAGCGCACGCTCGGCCACTTCGAGGGCGCGGTGCTTGGCGTCCGCCTCCACACGCCGCTGTACCTCTGCCACGACCTGGACCTGCAGTCCTCGCTCTCGCTCGAGATCGAGATCCTGAGGCACATGGAGATCCGCTCGGCCGCCAACGCCGATGTGCTCCTCTCGGCCAGCCGATCGATGATGGATCGCATGCTCTGCGAGATGGGGGACGAGGCGCCGCCGGAATCGGCTCAATCCCGCGTGGTGCTCCCTCTGCCTGTTCACCTCGACACGCTATCGGAGCGGATGGGCGTGGATCTTGTGGAGGCCAAACGCCCGGTCCCCGTCACCACCGCCGGCCACGCGACCAGGACGGTGCTGTACTTCGGCCGGCTGCAACTGATCAAGGGGGTTGTGGAGCTTGTCGAGGCGGGCAAGCGGCTCCTGGAGCGGGGACTGGATCTCCGGTTCCTGCTTGTCGGCGGCGACACGCTCAGCGGCCCGTTCGGCCGGAGCATGCTCGCACACCTCGAAAAACTCGTCCAGGGCCCGTGGCGTGACCGGTTCGAGTTCGCCGGCCAGTACCCACGCGAGAGGCTCGGCCCTGCGATCCGGCAGGCCGCGGTCTGCTGCCTCCCCTCGCGATGGGAGTCATTCTCGATGGCCTGCATCGAGGCGATGTCGCTGGGCGCCGTCGTCGTCGCGGGGGACGCGGGCGGCCTGGGCGAGATCATCGAGGACGGCAAGAACGGCGTGAAGTTCGCCGCCGGCGAGGCCGCCTCGCTCGAGCAGGCGCTGCTCCGCGCCCTCGAAGACGAATCCCTCCGCGCCACCATTGCCGCGAACGCCCCCAAGCGGGCCTTCGAGATCAGCGACTCGGCGTCGATCGTCCGCGGCCTGGGCGAGGCCATCGCCGCCGCCCGCCCGATGACCGCCCGCGAGGAGCGTCGCGCGGCCGCCGCGGCGGCCCGCCGGGCGCGCGCCGAGGGGCCAGACCTGACGGTGGTCATCCCGTTCTACAACGTCGGCCACTACCTGCCCGAGACGCTCGACTCGATCCACGCCCAGACGCACCGCGATTTCGACCTGATCATCGTCAACGACGGCTCCACCGAACCGCACAGCCTCCGCCTGCTGGCCGACCTGGAACGCGACGGCTACCGCGTCGTTCACAAGCCCAATGGCGGCCTCGGCTCGGCGCGAAACGCGGGGTTCCACGCCGCTCGCAGCAAGTGGATCATCCCCATCGACGGCGACGACCTGGCGCACCCGACCATGGTCGAGAAACTGCTGGGCGCGATCAAGCGGGGCGACCCCGTCGGCGGCCTCGCCTCGGTGAGCCCGATGTTCGTCTCGTTCACCGACCGGCACGAGAACCTGGTCTCGGGCTACGCGCCGATGGCCTTCGACCGCGACCTGCTGCTGGCGCGGAACATCGCCGGGCCCGGCGGCGGATCGATCCTTGATCGCCAGGCCGTGCTCGATGTCGGCGGCTACGACGAGTGGCTGACCAGCTACGAGGACTGGGACATGTGGTGCCGCCTGGCCAAGACCGGCCGGCGCGGCGTCGCACTCCCCGAGTTCCTCCTCTACTACCGCCTCCGCCCGGGGTCGCTGATGCGCGCCGAGGCCATCCCCCGCAACCAGGCGCTCAAGTCCTACCTGCTCTCGAAGCACGCCGACATGGCCCTCTCGCCCTCGCGCGTCCTCCGGCTCGAGCACGCCGAGGCCGAGCGGTACAAGGCCCTCGCCGCACTCCGCGAATCCCAGGCGCACGACCTCGAGGCCCGCCTGCACGCCTCCGCCACACTCGACGGCGCCGACCCGATCGCCCGCACCCGCGCCGAGATCCGCGCCCGCGAACTCATCGACCAGAACATCCGCTACCGGATGGTCGACAAGGTGAACACCGCGATGAAGGCCATCCGGATCCAGCGCCCCGTCAAACGGCTGCTCAGGATGCGACCGGGGCGCTGAGCCGACGGCCCGGGGTGACGGTCACGCCGTCTCCATTGGCCCGCGCGTGGCCCGCCGGCCCGTCCCCCGTCGCGCCCGACGTCGCGGGTCCGGATCCCAGGTTCAGGAAGTCCTCAACCGACCGCCGGCACCGGGCCTCGTACGTCGGCAAGTACCGCCGGTACTCGGCCGCGATCTCCACACGCTCGTCGATCGCCCGCACCAGGTATTCCGCGATGACGTCGGCCCGCTCCGGGAACGGCACCACGAGCCGCTCGTAGAGATACCGGTTGTCCTCGAACAGATGGCTCACCGGCCCGATCAGGCACGGCACACCCATCCGCAGGCTCTCCAAGGGCAGCATCGGGCAGCACTCCGCGAACGTCACGTACATCGTGCAGTGCGTGCGCCGCATCGCCGGGAACAACTCGTCATGCGTGAGCTGGTCGCTCTGCATGCGGACGCACGGGATGCCCAGGTACTCGATCACCGCACGCGCACGTTCATCGACACCCGTCGCGTGCAGCCGCACCTCGGGCACGAGCTTGAGCGCCGAGAGCGCCGCGTGCGGGTTCTTCCGCGAGGTGAACCCCGAGAGCCACATGCCCACGTGCCGCTCATTGGGCGGCAGGTCCGTCGCCGGCTCCACGCACTCGCCATCGACCCGGTTGAGCAGCACCGCCGACCGGACGCCGAGCGAGCGGAACAGCCGATCCTGGCCGAACTTGTCCGTCGCGATGCTGTGGATCACGCCCCGCCGCGCGGCGTCGACCCACATCCCAAAGAGCTGCCACGTGTAGTCCTCGGAGAACTGCACGTACGAAGCGTGCCAGAACAGGTCAAACCGCGCCGACGGCCGCAGCCTCCGCACCGCCTCCACCAGCCGGAGCTGCGCCGTGTCGCCGCCGGAGACGACGACGTGCTCCACGCCGGTCGCCGCGATCACCGCCGCGTGGTGCTCGATCTGATCCGCCGGGATGTTGTACGGGTCTTCCTCGCGGGTCGCGGGCACCGGGTACCAGTGCTCGAAGAGCCCGCGCGTCGACGACGTCACCCCGAGCCACCTGGGGCACGAGACCGCCAGCACGCGCGGCGAGGCCGCCCGCACCGACTCGATGTACTGCTGCTCCCGCGCCGAGAACATCCGGAGTTTCGTGCGCGACGCCGTGCTCACCGGTGCCGCCGGCGCTTCGGGCGCAACCGGCCGGGCGACCGCGGCCTGCCGCATCGGGTTCTGCGCCGGGCGAACCGTCACGGTCCCCGAATCGGCGCCGGTTCCCGATACGGAAAGGTCGATCGTCTCCCGCCGCCCCATGAACTCGACCTCGACCAGCCCGCTCCACCCGTGCGACAGAAAGACCAGTTCCGGATCGGTATCCACCGGCACCCGCGCCGTCCCTGTACCGGCGCACACGAGGCAGCGACCGTACGCCCGATCCGCGGCGGCCCTCGCAGCAAAGCCCCCGTCACTCTCAATAAAGTCCCACGGCACTGGGGCTAGCCCCGCATTGGCCCGCCCCTCGAGCAGCCACACCTCAGTCCCCTGCGAGCCCGCGCCCGGGCGGCCCAGGGCACGCACCGTCACGATCCGCTGGTTGCGGTTCCTCAGCCATCGCAGCCGGTTCCACCACCCGTTGCGGCGAAGCCTCGCGCCGACGCGGTACGTCGAGTGGGCCTTGATATACGCCAACTCATCCGCCATCTCGCAGACGCGCCGGACCACCGTGTCCTCGTCCGGCAGGCGCGGCGCCGGGGGTGCCGACTCCCGCGAATGAGCCGGTGTTCCCAGCGAAGCTCGAACGTGCTTCGGATCGCTCTTCGACAGGCAGAACACGCCCACGGCGTTGCCGTCGTGGTCCGCGAACAGCGCGTGGCGGACGCACGACAACGACTCAAAGTCCCGCGGCTCCCACGACCCCGATCCGTCCGCCGGCCCGTCGCCGTCACCGAGCATGACTTGGGCCACGACATAGTCCGCACGGTCGAGCGCCGCGCCGAGCAGCGCCCTGCCCGCGTCCCTCCCGCCGCCCCGAAGAATCCCGCTGCCGACCATCACGGCATCCCACCGACCCGTCTGCGACTCCAGGACTTCCGCTGGCCTCCCCTCGTGAACGGCGTCGTACAGACCGCGGCGTGCCGCATCGAGGCCGCTGCCCGAGGCCGCGATCCCTTCAAGCCGCGCCCGCGCGCCGCGGCGGTCATCGCAGAACTCGCGCAGGATCACCCCCCACCGGCCCGAGTCCGCACTGACATCAAGCAGCCGATCCGGCGCGATCGCCCGCAGCAGATCGATGCAGAAGGGAATGTCATGCCAGGTCGTTGCCACCGTCGTTGCTCTCCGTCCCCGCCCCCACACCCACGCGTCTCACACCCCGACCCCCAAGACCCGAACCAGGCTCTTGACCAGCCGCTCACGCTCCCACGCGGCGCTCGCCGCGAGATGCTTCGCCGCGACCAGATCGGCCGCATCCGACGCCACGATCTGCTCGGCGAGGCGGTCCTTC comes from Phycisphaeraceae bacterium and encodes:
- a CDS encoding glycosyltransferase, which produces MRICLVSREAYPFIGGGIAAYVAEIGSALVAAGHELHLLTYPYESLTTRGADALPGVVFHSVDTSDGPAAIPGAYFCEAAQYAMAVYSTLKGLHEIHRFDYIEFPEYRGEGYFALRAKRTLGHFEGAVLGVRLHTPLYLCHDLDLQSSLSLEIEILRHMEIRSAANADVLLSASRSMMDRMLCEMGDEAPPESAQSRVVLPLPVHLDTLSERMGVDLVEAKRPVPVTTAGHATRTVLYFGRLQLIKGVVELVEAGKRLLERGLDLRFLLVGGDTLSGPFGRSMLAHLEKLVQGPWRDRFEFAGQYPRERLGPAIRQAAVCCLPSRWESFSMACIEAMSLGAVVVAGDAGGLGEIIEDGKNGVKFAAGEAASLEQALLRALEDESLRATIAANAPKRAFEISDSASIVRGLGEAIAAARPMTAREERRAAAAAARRARAEGPDLTVVIPFYNVGHYLPETLDSIHAQTHRDFDLIIVNDGSTEPHSLRLLADLERDGYRVVHKPNGGLGSARNAGFHAARSKWIIPIDGDDLAHPTMVEKLLGAIKRGDPVGGLASVSPMFVSFTDRHENLVSGYAPMAFDRDLLLARNIAGPGGGSILDRQAVLDVGGYDEWLTSYEDWDMWCRLAKTGRRGVALPEFLLYYRLRPGSLMRAEAIPRNQALKSYLLSKHADMALSPSRVLRLEHAEAERYKALAALRESQAHDLEARLHASATLDGADPIARTRAEIRARELIDQNIRYRMVDKVNTAMKAIRIQRPVKRLLRMRPGR